The following proteins are encoded in a genomic region of Roseisolibacter agri:
- a CDS encoding Gfo/Idh/MocA family protein produces MTQPLRLAVAGCGAIAQLAHLPVLAKMRGVQLVALCDNEGARARALADRFEVPDVFTDLEELLEADSVDALIVATPNHLHEPHVLSALRAGVDVLCERPLALTSRGVERVLAAAQKSGRKVLVGNNHRFRSDVQGLSRFVSTGELGRVVGVRAGAYAPRPPQGWRQRRAEAGGGAFLEQGFNLLDLALWLSNFAQPVRVSAHMTRGRGANAVEETMLVGLELEGDLAVGLDVSWAYVGERERSWFEVLCSRGSARLAPLRVVKELNGRPVDVSPSGASARDSAFLQSYRSELAHFVAVLRGETPYEPPTDQVIVARVLEAIYKAADERKEIRL; encoded by the coding sequence ATGACCCAGCCGCTCCGACTCGCGGTCGCCGGCTGCGGCGCGATCGCGCAGCTCGCGCACCTCCCGGTGCTCGCCAAGATGCGCGGCGTGCAGCTGGTCGCGCTGTGCGACAACGAGGGCGCCCGCGCGCGCGCGCTCGCCGACCGCTTCGAGGTCCCCGACGTCTTCACCGACCTCGAGGAGCTGCTCGAGGCGGACTCCGTCGACGCGCTGATCGTCGCGACGCCCAACCACCTGCACGAGCCGCACGTGCTGAGCGCGCTGCGCGCCGGCGTCGACGTGCTGTGCGAGCGCCCGCTGGCGCTGACGTCGCGCGGCGTGGAGCGCGTGCTGGCCGCGGCGCAGAAGAGCGGGCGCAAGGTGCTCGTGGGGAACAACCACCGCTTCCGCAGCGACGTGCAGGGGCTGTCGCGCTTCGTGAGCACGGGCGAGCTGGGACGCGTGGTGGGCGTGCGCGCGGGCGCGTACGCGCCGCGCCCGCCGCAGGGCTGGCGCCAGCGGCGCGCGGAGGCCGGCGGCGGCGCCTTCCTGGAGCAGGGCTTCAACCTGCTGGACCTCGCGCTCTGGCTGTCGAACTTCGCCCAGCCGGTGCGCGTCTCGGCCCACATGACGCGCGGCCGCGGCGCCAACGCGGTCGAGGAGACGATGCTGGTCGGGCTCGAGCTGGAAGGCGACCTCGCCGTCGGGCTGGACGTCTCGTGGGCGTACGTCGGCGAGCGTGAGCGCAGCTGGTTCGAGGTGCTGTGCTCGCGGGGCAGCGCGCGACTCGCGCCGCTGCGCGTGGTGAAGGAGCTGAACGGCCGTCCGGTGGACGTGTCGCCGTCGGGCGCGTCGGCGCGCGACAGCGCCTTCCTGCAGTCGTACCGCAGCGAGCTGGCGCACTTCGTCGCGGTGCTGCGCGGCGAGACGCCCTACGAGCCGCCGACCGACCAGGTGATCGTCGCGCGCGTGCTGGAGGCGATCTACAAGGCCGCGGACGAGCGCAAGGAAATCCGCCTGTGA
- a CDS encoding YajQ family cyclic di-GMP-binding protein codes for MPPQHSFDVTTSVDLQEVDNAVNQAQKEVGQRYDFKGTITEIDFSRAEAHIVLRAASDFHMQALFDVLQTKLIRRGVPVKNLDVGELRPAGDDTVRREVRLKMALDADTARKVAAAVKAAKLKKVQASIQGEQVRITSPSRDELQEVIALLRREDFGVELTFGNFR; via the coding sequence GTGCCTCCGCAGCACTCCTTCGACGTCACGACCTCGGTCGACCTCCAGGAGGTCGACAACGCCGTCAACCAGGCGCAGAAGGAGGTCGGGCAGCGCTACGACTTCAAGGGCACGATCACCGAGATCGACTTCTCGCGAGCCGAGGCACACATAGTGCTCCGCGCCGCGAGTGACTTTCACATGCAGGCGCTGTTCGACGTCCTGCAGACGAAGCTGATCCGGCGTGGTGTGCCCGTGAAGAACCTCGACGTCGGGGAGCTGCGGCCCGCCGGTGACGACACCGTGCGCCGCGAGGTACGACTGAAGATGGCGCTCGACGCCGACACCGCCCGCAAGGTGGCCGCGGCGGTGAAGGCCGCGAAGCTGAAGAAGGTCCAGGCGAGCATCCAGGGCGAGCAGGTGCGCATCACCTCGCCCTCGCGCGACGAGCTGCAGGAGGTCATCGCCCTCCTCCGCCGCGAGGACTTCGGCGTCGAGCTGACGTTCGGCAACTTCCGATGA
- the rimO gene encoding 30S ribosomal protein S12 methylthiotransferase RimO: MKVALLTLGCDKNTVDSERYLAQLVAHGATPTDDASEAEVILVNTCGFIDAAKQESIDALVQAGQLKIDGACQAVVAVGCMVQRHKQELVEALPEVDLFLGASDVDRLVPELAARGVIAPDPIAEHPGVRQYAGDLPHVRYLKVSEGCDHGCAFCAIPLMRGRHRSFSGEDVVREAQLLELQGAREINLVAQDLAHYGRDRRDGVRLPELLEALLRETSVSWYRNLYLYSTGITPRLLEVIAGNPRIVPYLDMPIQHASDAVLTRMRRPERQRTIREKAARFREAVPGVAIRTTCIVGFPGETEDDFQQLLDFLEETRFDRVGAFTYSPQEGTRAYDLPDDVPEVVKRERLERLMELQREITAERYEERIGRVVPVLVDRAATDEEPAMTRAPWQADDVDGVTWVDTDAAPGSFVEVEIDEVVDDYDFAATARRVLDAPAPAARRSRALPMVAVGSSVGSFGR, translated from the coding sequence TTGAAGGTCGCCCTCCTCACCCTCGGCTGCGACAAGAACACCGTCGACTCCGAGCGCTACCTCGCCCAGCTCGTCGCGCACGGCGCCACGCCCACCGACGACGCGTCGGAGGCCGAGGTGATCCTCGTCAACACGTGCGGGTTCATCGACGCCGCCAAGCAGGAGTCGATCGACGCGCTGGTGCAGGCGGGGCAGCTGAAGATCGACGGCGCGTGCCAGGCGGTGGTCGCGGTGGGCTGCATGGTCCAGCGCCACAAGCAGGAGCTGGTGGAGGCGCTTCCCGAGGTCGATCTCTTCCTCGGCGCGTCCGACGTCGATCGGCTGGTGCCGGAGCTGGCGGCGCGCGGCGTCATCGCGCCCGATCCGATCGCCGAGCATCCGGGCGTGCGCCAGTACGCGGGCGACCTGCCGCACGTGCGCTACCTCAAGGTCAGCGAGGGGTGCGACCACGGCTGCGCCTTCTGCGCGATCCCGCTGATGCGCGGCAGGCACCGCTCGTTCTCGGGCGAGGACGTGGTGCGCGAGGCGCAGCTGCTGGAGCTGCAGGGCGCGCGCGAGATCAACCTCGTGGCGCAGGACCTGGCGCACTACGGGCGCGACCGCCGCGACGGCGTCCGCCTGCCGGAGCTGCTGGAGGCGCTGCTCCGCGAGACGTCGGTGAGCTGGTACCGCAACCTGTACCTCTACTCGACCGGCATAACGCCGCGGCTGCTCGAGGTGATCGCGGGCAATCCGCGCATCGTGCCGTACCTCGACATGCCCATCCAGCACGCGAGCGACGCGGTGCTGACGCGCATGCGGCGCCCCGAGCGTCAGCGCACGATCCGCGAGAAGGCGGCGCGCTTCCGCGAGGCGGTGCCCGGCGTCGCGATCCGCACGACGTGCATCGTCGGCTTCCCGGGCGAGACCGAGGACGACTTCCAGCAGCTGCTCGACTTCCTGGAGGAGACGCGGTTCGACCGCGTGGGCGCGTTCACGTACTCGCCGCAGGAGGGCACGCGCGCGTACGACCTGCCCGACGACGTCCCCGAGGTCGTGAAGCGCGAGCGCCTGGAGCGCCTGATGGAGCTGCAGCGCGAGATCACGGCCGAGCGCTACGAGGAGCGCATCGGGCGCGTGGTGCCGGTGCTGGTGGACCGCGCGGCGACCGACGAGGAGCCGGCGATGACGCGCGCGCCCTGGCAGGCGGACGACGTGGACGGCGTCACCTGGGTGGACACGGACGCGGCGCCCGGCAGCTTCGTCGAGGTGGAGATCGACGAGGTGGTGGACGACTACGACTTCGCGGCCACCGCACGTCGGGTGCTCGACGCGCCGGCGCCGGCCGCGCGGCGGTCGCGCGCCCTGCCGATGGTGGCGGTCGGCTCGTCGGTGGGTAGCTTCGGGCGGTGA
- a CDS encoding beta strand repeat-containing protein — MARTLAPLAFALVAAACDNSSEPSTPSAVTSVTTNPIAAQARGVVPVTVRVTASNGRALAGQTVTFTVAGGGGAVAPATATTNDAGDATTQWTLGGTVGVQTLNAQVGSLTPLTITANVTAGAPASVAVSAGNTQTGAVNSALATRPAVVVRDAANNPVAGVTVNFTVTSGGGSVPAGTIITDASGVATGPQWTLGPTAGAQTLQATVLANGVTGNPVTFTATATAGAPSQIQATPATQTQTATAGAALASANLPSVTIRDAAGNPVPNVAVTFAITGGGGTGTGLTATTNAQGVATIGGFTLGNTAGPNTITATAAGVTGSATFVINGTAGTAASGTVASGNNQAVRAGSTLQVGPSVRVVDRFGNPVSGVTVNFVVTSGGASLLGATQTTNAQGIATVGGVTLGATPGTATIEARIAGVTTPVVFTAVGLAGAPASITLVSGDSLTVQAFKTATAPFVVQLRDSAGFPVRNATVTFTIAQGGGGTLSSQTVQTDSLGNARVTYTGTGIVGTTTVTAAVAGSTLTPVVFTVTTVPNTPASVTATTPTTVTATAGTVVASSPTIVLRDASGAPVPGVQVLFNTIGGGVQYPVDTTDAQGIASAGQWQLGGQPGEYVVSAVVSYPGGNIAGNPVRFTANAIAVPTNIVITKSAGDAQTAVAGSILPTQPAVLVTSNGAPVAGVTVQFIASGDGVATPMFVQTDASGIARTSWRLQTGAGPNSLSVVVPGTSGSVVFTATGQ; from the coding sequence GTGGCGAGAACGCTCGCCCCGCTCGCCTTCGCGCTCGTCGCGGCGGCGTGCGACAACTCGTCCGAGCCGAGCACGCCCAGCGCGGTCACCTCGGTCACCACCAACCCGATCGCGGCCCAGGCGCGCGGCGTGGTGCCCGTGACGGTGCGCGTCACGGCCTCCAACGGCCGCGCGCTCGCCGGCCAGACGGTGACCTTCACGGTCGCCGGCGGCGGCGGCGCCGTCGCCCCGGCCACGGCCACCACCAACGACGCCGGCGACGCCACGACCCAGTGGACGCTCGGCGGCACGGTCGGCGTCCAGACGCTGAACGCGCAGGTGGGCAGCCTGACCCCGCTCACCATCACGGCGAACGTCACGGCGGGTGCGCCGGCGAGCGTCGCGGTGTCGGCCGGCAACACGCAGACCGGCGCGGTCAACTCCGCGCTCGCCACGCGCCCGGCGGTCGTCGTGCGCGACGCGGCGAACAACCCGGTCGCGGGCGTGACGGTCAACTTCACCGTCACCAGCGGCGGCGGCTCGGTCCCCGCCGGCACCATCATCACCGACGCGTCGGGCGTGGCCACCGGCCCGCAGTGGACGCTCGGGCCGACCGCGGGCGCGCAGACGCTGCAGGCGACCGTCCTCGCGAACGGCGTGACCGGCAACCCGGTGACGTTCACGGCGACGGCCACCGCGGGCGCGCCCTCGCAGATCCAGGCTACCCCGGCGACGCAGACGCAGACGGCGACCGCCGGTGCGGCGCTGGCGAGCGCGAACCTGCCCTCGGTCACGATCCGTGACGCGGCGGGCAACCCGGTGCCGAACGTCGCGGTGACGTTCGCCATCACGGGCGGTGGCGGCACGGGCACCGGCCTGACGGCGACGACGAACGCGCAGGGCGTGGCCACCATCGGCGGCTTCACCCTCGGCAACACGGCGGGCCCGAACACGATCACGGCGACCGCCGCCGGCGTCACCGGCAGCGCGACGTTCGTCATCAACGGGACCGCCGGCACGGCGGCGTCGGGCACGGTGGCGAGCGGCAACAACCAGGCGGTGCGCGCCGGCAGCACGCTGCAGGTCGGCCCCAGCGTCCGCGTCGTCGACCGCTTCGGCAACCCCGTCTCGGGCGTGACCGTGAACTTCGTCGTCACCAGCGGCGGCGCGAGCCTGCTCGGCGCGACGCAGACGACCAACGCGCAGGGCATCGCGACGGTCGGTGGCGTGACGCTCGGCGCGACGCCGGGCACCGCCACGATCGAGGCCCGCATCGCGGGCGTGACGACGCCGGTCGTCTTCACGGCCGTCGGCTTGGCCGGCGCGCCGGCGAGCATCACGCTCGTGAGCGGCGACTCGCTGACCGTGCAGGCGTTCAAGACGGCGACCGCGCCGTTCGTCGTGCAGCTGCGCGACAGCGCCGGCTTCCCGGTGCGCAACGCGACGGTGACGTTCACGATCGCGCAGGGTGGCGGCGGCACGCTGTCGTCGCAGACGGTGCAGACCGACTCGCTCGGCAACGCGCGCGTGACGTACACGGGCACGGGCATCGTCGGCACGACGACGGTCACTGCGGCGGTCGCCGGCTCGACGCTGACGCCGGTCGTCTTTACGGTGACGACGGTGCCGAACACGCCGGCGAGCGTGACGGCGACCACGCCGACGACCGTGACGGCCACCGCCGGCACCGTCGTCGCGAGCAGCCCGACGATCGTGCTGCGCGACGCCTCGGGCGCTCCGGTGCCGGGCGTGCAGGTGCTCTTCAACACGATCGGCGGTGGCGTGCAGTACCCGGTCGACACCACGGACGCGCAGGGCATCGCCAGCGCCGGCCAGTGGCAGCTCGGCGGCCAGCCGGGCGAGTACGTCGTCTCGGCGGTCGTGTCGTACCCGGGCGGCAACATCGCCGGCAACCCGGTGCGCTTCACGGCCAACGCGATCGCGGTGCCGACCAACATCGTCATCACGAAGAGCGCGGGCGACGCGCAGACGGCGGTCGCGGGCTCGATCCTGCCGACGCAGCCGGCGGTGCTCGTGACGTCGAACGGCGCGCCCGTCGCCGGCGTGACGGTGCAGTTCATCGCCAGCGGCGACGGCGTCGCGACGCCGATGTTCGTGCAGACGGACGCCAGCGGCATCGCGCGCACGTCGTGGCGCCTGCAGACCGGCGCCGGGCCGAACTCGCTGTCGGTGGTCGTGCCGGGCACCAGCGGGTCGGTCGTCTTCACGGCGACCGGCCAGTGA
- a CDS encoding SpoIID/LytB domain-containing protein, with amino-acid sequence MPHHPHPRPAQRAPWRRVRPQSPSRRLTAALGGACATALLTVGLLQGCAQRAAAHGASARRAPAAARRDEGSRIVRIALAVGAASPRIAATGEWRLSDASGRAVLARATDGAAWTFERQGAMLRAVGPDGNASVWREGPLVARAVGLGAALSVGGKRYRGELRVYAADGGGVTVVNALPIEEYLRGVVPLELNAFAPADAAALEAQSVAARSYTYSRLAEYLPRAQAEARARQPYDMRATVADQVYGGMDAERPASDRAIRATEGLVLRYGGSVVSAPYYSACGGATAASVEAFGPSQEPYLRSVSDRIPGTDRHYCDAAPRHRWTREWDADGLQVVLERYLRRYASGEAARAAGAPVGVVRALQVQGHSESGRVAALAVSTDGGRYVVRSNDIRYVLRSVGGEILPSTYFSVDAAVDGDGRVSRLTLRGSGNGHGVGMCQWGAIGRARAGQDFRTILRTYYPGTSVEPAE; translated from the coding sequence ATGCCACACCACCCCCACCCGCGGCCGGCGCAGCGCGCGCCCTGGCGCCGCGTCCGCCCCCAGTCGCCGTCCCGCCGCCTGACTGCGGCCCTGGGCGGAGCCTGCGCGACCGCGCTGCTGACCGTCGGCCTGCTGCAGGGGTGCGCCCAGCGCGCCGCGGCGCACGGGGCCTCCGCGCGTCGTGCGCCGGCCGCGGCTCGCCGCGACGAGGGGAGCCGCATCGTCCGCATCGCGCTCGCGGTGGGCGCGGCGTCGCCGCGCATCGCAGCCACCGGCGAGTGGCGGCTCTCCGACGCGAGCGGGCGCGCGGTGCTCGCGCGGGCGACCGACGGCGCCGCGTGGACCTTCGAGCGGCAGGGCGCGATGCTGCGCGCGGTGGGGCCCGACGGCAACGCGTCGGTGTGGCGTGAGGGGCCGCTGGTGGCACGCGCGGTGGGGCTGGGCGCGGCGCTCTCGGTCGGCGGCAAGCGGTATCGTGGCGAGCTGCGGGTGTACGCGGCCGACGGCGGCGGCGTCACCGTCGTCAACGCGCTCCCCATCGAGGAGTACCTGCGCGGCGTGGTGCCGCTGGAGCTCAACGCGTTCGCGCCGGCCGACGCGGCCGCGCTGGAGGCGCAGTCCGTCGCGGCGCGCAGCTACACGTACAGCCGGCTCGCCGAGTACCTGCCGCGCGCGCAGGCCGAGGCGCGCGCCCGGCAGCCCTACGACATGCGGGCGACCGTCGCCGATCAGGTCTACGGCGGCATGGACGCCGAGCGCCCCGCGTCGGACCGCGCGATCCGCGCGACGGAAGGATTGGTGCTGCGCTACGGCGGATCCGTCGTGTCCGCGCCCTACTACTCGGCGTGCGGCGGCGCGACCGCGGCCAGCGTCGAGGCCTTCGGGCCGAGCCAGGAGCCGTACCTGCGCAGCGTGAGCGACCGCATCCCGGGCACGGACCGCCACTACTGCGACGCGGCCCCGCGCCACCGCTGGACGCGCGAGTGGGACGCCGACGGGCTGCAGGTGGTGCTCGAGCGCTACCTGCGGCGCTACGCGAGCGGCGAGGCCGCGCGCGCGGCCGGCGCGCCGGTGGGCGTCGTGCGCGCGCTGCAGGTGCAGGGGCACAGCGAATCGGGGCGCGTCGCGGCGCTGGCCGTCTCCACGGACGGCGGACGCTACGTCGTGCGGAGCAACGACATCCGCTACGTGCTGCGCTCCGTCGGTGGCGAGATCCTGCCCAGCACCTATTTTTCCGTCGATGCCGCGGTCGACGGCGACGGCCGCGTGTCGCGCCTGACGCTGCGGGGCAGCGGGAACGGCCACGGCGTCGGCATGTGCCAGTGGGGCGCGATCGGACGCGCGCGCGCCGGCCAGGACTTCCGCACCATCCTCCGCACGTACTATCCAGGGACCTCGGTTGAGCCAGCCGAATGA